A single Triticum dicoccoides isolate Atlit2015 ecotype Zavitan chromosome 2A, WEW_v2.0, whole genome shotgun sequence DNA region contains:
- the LOC119352195 gene encoding glycine-rich cell wall structural protein-like: MRVSSMASKGLVVFAVLLAAAFLVATAEQTQAKKEETKAGVQGYHGGGGGGGGYHGGGGGGGGGGYPGHGGGGGGYPGHGGGGGGGGYPGHGGGGGGGGYPGHGGGGGGSGSGCRYQCCGHGHSGCRCCASPNEIPEPMYRAEVCN; this comes from the exons ATGAGGGTGTCAAGCATGGCGTCCAAGGGTCTCGTTGTGTTTGCTGTCCTGCTTGCTGCGGCTTTCCTCGTGGCCACAGCTGAACAAACTC AGGCCAAGAAGGAAGAGACTAAGGCCGGTGTTCAGGGttaccacggcggcggcggcggaggcggtggctaccatggcggcggcggcggcggcggcggcggggggtaccctggccacgggggcggcggcggcgggtatcCTGGCCAcggtggcggcggaggtggcggcggctaccCTGGCCACGGTGgtggcggaggtggcggcggctaccCTGGCCatgggggtggcggcggcggcagcggcagcggctgccggTACCAGTGCTGCGGGCACGGGCATAGTGGCTGCCGCTGCTGCGCAAGCCCCAACGAGATCCCGGAGCCCATGTATCGGGCGGAGGTCTGCAACTAA
- the LOC119358270 gene encoding glycine-rich cell wall structural protein-like, whose translation MASKGLLVFALLLAAAILVASTEQTQAKKEEKKAGVEGYGGGGGYPGGGGGGYPGHGGGGGGGYPGHGGGGGGGYPGHGGGGGGGYPGHGGGGGGGYPGHGGGGGGGYPGHGGGGGGGYPGHGHSD comes from the exons ATGGCGTCCAAGGGTCTTCTTGTGTTTGCTCTCCTGCTTGCTGCTGCTATCCTCGTCGCCTCAACTGAACAAACTC AGGCcaagaaggaggagaagaaagccGGTGTAgagggctacggcggcggcggcggctaccctgGAGGCGGCGGGGGAGGCTACCCAGGCcacggtggaggaggaggcggcggctatcCAGGACAcggtggaggaggtggcggaggctacCCAGGCcacggtggaggaggcggcggcggctacccaggccacggtggaggaggcggcggcgggtacCCGGGCCACGgtggaggaggtggcggtggctaCCCGGGCCACGgtggaggaggtggcggtggctaCCCGGGCCAcg GCCACTCGGACTAA